The Burkholderia pyrrocinia genome includes a region encoding these proteins:
- a CDS encoding phenol hydroxylase, giving the protein MTIELKTVDIKPLRHTFAHVAQNIGGDKTATRYQEGMMGAQPQANFHYRPTWDPDYEIFDASRSAIRMANWYALKDPRQFYYASWATTRARQQDTMESNFEFVESRRMIGLMRDDVAAHALDVLVPLRHAAWGANMNNAQVCALGYGTAFTAPAMFHAMDNLGVAQYLTRLALAMAEPDVLDTAKAAWTTGAAWQPLRRYVEDTLVVADPVELFVAQNLALDGLLYPLVYDRFVDERIALAGGSAIAMLTAFMPEWHAESNRWIDAVVKTMAAESDDNRALLARWTRDWSARADAALAPVAALALHDAGRAALDEVHEQFQARVVKLGIAL; this is encoded by the coding sequence GTGACCATCGAGCTGAAGACAGTCGACATCAAGCCGCTCCGGCACACCTTTGCGCATGTCGCGCAGAACATCGGCGGCGACAAGACGGCGACGCGCTACCAGGAAGGCATGATGGGCGCGCAGCCCCAGGCGAACTTCCATTACCGCCCGACGTGGGACCCCGATTACGAGATCTTCGATGCGTCGCGTTCGGCGATCCGGATGGCGAACTGGTACGCGTTGAAAGACCCGCGCCAGTTCTACTACGCGTCGTGGGCGACGACGCGGGCGCGCCAGCAGGACACGATGGAATCCAACTTCGAGTTCGTCGAATCGCGCCGGATGATCGGCCTGATGCGCGACGACGTCGCCGCGCATGCGCTCGACGTGCTGGTGCCGCTGCGTCATGCCGCGTGGGGCGCGAACATGAACAACGCGCAGGTCTGCGCGCTCGGCTATGGCACCGCGTTCACCGCGCCTGCGATGTTTCATGCGATGGACAACCTCGGTGTTGCGCAGTACCTCACGCGTCTTGCGCTCGCGATGGCCGAGCCCGACGTGCTCGATACGGCCAAGGCGGCGTGGACGACCGGCGCCGCATGGCAGCCGCTGCGCCGCTATGTCGAGGACACGCTGGTCGTCGCCGATCCGGTCGAGCTGTTCGTCGCGCAGAACCTCGCGCTCGACGGGCTGCTTTATCCGCTCGTCTACGACCGTTTCGTCGACGAACGGATCGCGCTCGCGGGCGGCTCGGCCATCGCGATGCTGACGGCGTTCATGCCCGAATGGCATGCCGAATCGAACCGCTGGATCGACGCGGTGGTGAAGACGATGGCGGCCGAATCCGACGACAACCGCGCGCTGCTCGCGCGCTGGACGCGCGACTGGTCCGCGCGGGCCGACGCGGCGCTCGCGCCGGTGGCGGCGCTGGCACTGCATGACGCCGGCCGCGCGGCGCTCGACGAGGTGCACGAACAGTTCCAGGCACGGGTCGTAAAGCTCGGCATTGCGCTCTGA
- a CDS encoding phenol hydroxylase subunit codes for MNQPDTDLPLLDPARKCVRVTGTNVRGFVEFEFSIGGAPDLFVELALSPAAFDAFCREQHVTRLDVEANP; via the coding sequence ATGAATCAACCCGATACCGATCTTCCCCTGCTCGACCCGGCCCGCAAGTGCGTCCGCGTGACCGGCACGAACGTTCGCGGCTTCGTCGAATTCGAGTTTTCGATCGGCGGCGCGCCGGACCTGTTCGTCGAACTGGCGTTGTCTCCTGCCGCCTTCGACGCGTTCTGCCGCGAACAGCACGTCACGCGGCTGGACGTCGAAGCGAACCCATGA
- a CDS encoding sigma-54-dependent Fis family transcriptional regulator — MTRPSLPPLPPDTDLRKLIHFSASDGRIWLAGQRMVLLHAGALATLRQELMESVGPAQTRRFFTRVGFAAGERDAALAREIRSGASLFDMFHVGPQLHMLEGAVQVTPLRFEADPATGAFYCEYRWEHSWEADVHRRTFGPQPEPVCWMLIGYATGYTSAFIGRTILFKETGCVGMHDAHCTIVGKPAEEWPDAEEISSWFKADSLINTLRDLQTEVESLRLEIAPDDGRTRLVGRSDAFRSAYALLETAAPTKVAVLLTGETGVGKERFARALHSLSPRAAKPFVAINCAAIPHALIESELFGAEKGAFTGSQAARAGRFERADGGTLFLDEIGELPLDVQAKLLRVLQEGEVERLGATDGRKVDVRVVAATNRDLEQAVNDGTFRADLFYRINVYPVLIPPLRDRQDDIALLADAMLERFASLHGKPTPTLTDYAYDALRGYRWPGNVRELENLIERAVILSRPNRPVDAKDLFPGVGLPGGATVDRAGQIRPAAALSIDCATILDQLQGGGGLDGLERALLHEAVDRANGNLSAAARLLGLTRAQLSYRLNRKQDQEDA, encoded by the coding sequence ATGACGCGGCCCAGCCTGCCCCCCTTGCCACCGGACACCGACCTGCGCAAGCTGATCCATTTTTCGGCGAGCGACGGCCGCATCTGGCTCGCCGGACAACGGATGGTGCTGCTGCATGCCGGCGCACTGGCGACGCTGCGCCAGGAACTGATGGAAAGCGTCGGGCCGGCGCAGACGCGGCGTTTCTTCACGCGCGTCGGCTTCGCCGCCGGCGAACGGGACGCCGCGCTCGCCCGCGAGATCCGCAGCGGCGCATCGCTGTTCGACATGTTCCACGTCGGCCCTCAGTTGCACATGCTCGAAGGCGCCGTGCAGGTCACGCCGTTGCGCTTCGAAGCCGACCCCGCGACGGGCGCGTTCTATTGCGAGTACCGTTGGGAACACTCATGGGAAGCCGACGTGCACCGCCGCACGTTCGGACCGCAGCCCGAGCCCGTGTGCTGGATGCTGATCGGCTATGCGACCGGTTATACGAGCGCCTTCATCGGTCGGACGATCCTGTTCAAGGAAACCGGCTGCGTCGGCATGCACGACGCGCACTGCACGATCGTCGGCAAGCCGGCCGAGGAATGGCCCGACGCCGAGGAAATCTCGTCGTGGTTCAAGGCCGACTCGCTGATCAATACGCTCCGCGACCTGCAGACCGAGGTCGAATCGCTGCGCCTCGAGATCGCGCCCGACGATGGCCGGACCCGGCTCGTCGGGCGCTCCGATGCGTTTCGCAGCGCCTATGCGCTGCTCGAAACGGCGGCGCCGACCAAGGTGGCCGTGCTGCTCACGGGAGAGACGGGTGTCGGCAAGGAGCGGTTCGCCCGCGCGCTGCACAGCCTCAGCCCGCGCGCCGCGAAGCCGTTCGTCGCGATCAACTGCGCGGCCATTCCGCACGCGCTGATCGAATCGGAGCTGTTCGGCGCGGAGAAGGGCGCGTTCACGGGCTCGCAGGCCGCGCGTGCCGGGCGCTTCGAACGCGCGGACGGCGGCACGCTGTTCCTGGACGAGATCGGCGAATTGCCGCTCGACGTGCAGGCGAAGCTGCTGCGGGTGCTTCAGGAAGGCGAGGTCGAGCGGCTCGGCGCGACCGACGGCAGGAAGGTGGATGTCCGCGTCGTCGCGGCGACCAACCGCGACCTCGAACAGGCCGTGAATGACGGCACCTTTCGCGCCGACCTCTTCTACCGGATCAATGTCTACCCCGTGCTGATTCCGCCGCTGCGCGACCGTCAGGACGACATCGCGCTGCTCGCCGATGCGATGCTCGAGCGCTTCGCGTCGCTGCACGGCAAGCCGACGCCCACGCTGACCGACTATGCATACGACGCGCTGCGCGGCTACCGGTGGCCCGGCAACGTGCGCGAGCTCGAGAACCTGATCGAGCGCGCGGTGATCCTGTCGCGTCCCAACCGCCCGGTCGACGCGAAGGACCTGTTCCCCGGTGTCGGGCTGCCCGGCGGCGCGACGGTCGACCGAGCCGGGCAGATCCGGCCGGCGGCCGCCCTGTCGATCGACTGCGCGACGATCCTCGATCAGTTGCAGGGCGGCGGCGGGCTCGACGGCCTCGAACGCGCGCTGCTGCACGAGGCCGTCGACCGCGCGAACGGCAACCTGTCGGCCGCCGCGCGCCTGCTCGGCCTGACGCGCGCGCAGCTCAGCTATCGCCTCAACCGCAAACAGGATCAGGAGGACGCGTGA
- a CDS encoding GntR family transcriptional regulator has translation MNTILPAHPVDDALPDDASGATEPAADDPVEPHARTLSEHAYHQLRQHIIEGHYPPGAKLRVEHLKNVYGVGAGTLREALTRLVSDALVVAEGQRGFRVTPMSVDDLEAITRLRIHIEVDALRESVRRGDDAWAQRVRQSFEMLSAWEQPVSIAHRTAWEACNRRFHEALISAAATPWTYLILRMLSQQSERYRRVCIGLGDSKRDVHAEHTCLYEAAMRRADARAALALEDHIGTTLAVVRNAPPGTLPF, from the coding sequence ATGAACACCATCCTGCCCGCGCATCCGGTCGACGACGCGCTGCCCGACGACGCGTCGGGCGCGACCGAGCCCGCCGCCGACGACCCGGTCGAACCGCACGCGCGCACGCTCAGCGAGCATGCGTACCACCAGCTTCGTCAGCACATCATCGAAGGGCACTACCCGCCAGGCGCGAAGCTGCGCGTCGAGCATCTGAAGAACGTGTACGGTGTTGGCGCAGGCACGCTGCGCGAAGCGCTCACGCGGCTCGTCAGCGACGCACTGGTCGTGGCCGAAGGGCAGCGCGGCTTTCGCGTGACGCCGATGTCGGTCGACGACCTGGAAGCGATCACGCGGCTGCGCATTCACATCGAGGTCGATGCGCTGCGCGAATCCGTGCGACGCGGCGACGATGCATGGGCGCAGCGCGTGCGCCAGAGCTTCGAGATGCTGTCGGCATGGGAGCAGCCGGTATCGATCGCGCACCGGACCGCATGGGAAGCGTGCAACCGGCGCTTTCACGAAGCGCTGATTTCGGCCGCCGCGACGCCGTGGACCTATCTGATCCTGCGCATGCTGTCGCAGCAAAGCGAACGTTACCGGCGTGTGTGTATCGGGCTCGGCGATTCGAAACGCGACGTGCATGCGGAACACACGTGCCTGTACGAAGCCGCGATGCGGCGTGCCGATGCACGCGCCGCGCTCGCGCTCGAAGACCATATCGGCACGACGCTCGCCGTGGTGCGCAACGCGCCGCCCGGCACGCTGCCGTTCTAG
- a CDS encoding phosphate/phosphite/phosphonate ABC transporter substrate-binding protein, with protein MSQWIAALPMYNVTPRHAELWRALLRDALDAFAQAGGPADVVLPGEPFDDLHALWRRDDLLLSQTCGYPYRMLGLRDTVRLIATPAFDADGCRGAHYSSVLVVSARVHAGGATTLAACRGLRAAFNGEDSHSGMNAFRHAVAPHAHDGRFFGSVTPFGSHLNVLRALASDEADCAAIDCVTFAYVRDALPDLLNDIRIIDTTASAPGLPFIASRALEEARVAALQDALDHAAAADAERARVLRLKGFEQLSPHDYDTIAWFARDAAAHGYPELA; from the coding sequence ATGAGCCAATGGATCGCAGCACTGCCGATGTACAACGTGACGCCGCGCCACGCCGAACTGTGGCGCGCGCTGCTGCGCGACGCGCTCGATGCGTTCGCGCAGGCGGGCGGGCCCGCCGACGTCGTGCTGCCCGGCGAGCCGTTCGACGATCTGCATGCGCTGTGGCGGCGCGACGATCTGCTGCTGTCGCAGACCTGCGGCTACCCGTACCGGATGCTTGGCTTGCGCGACACAGTTCGATTGATCGCGACACCCGCATTCGACGCGGACGGCTGCCGCGGTGCGCACTACAGCAGCGTGCTGGTCGTGTCGGCCCGTGTACATGCGGGCGGCGCGACGACGCTCGCCGCATGTCGCGGGCTGCGGGCCGCATTCAACGGCGAGGATTCGCACAGCGGAATGAACGCGTTCCGGCACGCGGTTGCGCCACACGCGCACGATGGAAGATTCTTCGGATCGGTCACGCCGTTCGGTTCGCACCTGAACGTGCTGCGTGCGCTGGCGTCAGACGAAGCCGATTGCGCGGCGATCGACTGCGTGACGTTCGCGTATGTGCGCGATGCGCTGCCCGACTTGCTGAACGACATCCGGATCATCGATACGACGGCATCCGCGCCGGGGCTGCCGTTCATCGCATCGCGGGCGCTGGAGGAAGCGCGGGTCGCCGCGTTGCAGGATGCGCTCGATCACGCAGCCGCTGCCGATGCGGAACGGGCGAGGGTATTGCGGTTGAAGGGATTCGAGCAGTTGTCGCCGCACGACTACGATACGATTGCGTGGTTCGCGCGGGATGCGGCCGCGCACGGGTATCCCGAACTCGCCTGA
- a CDS encoding fatty acid desaturase → MAEYFDVDHARAIAALDARFTARTEWPTWLLVVAIYGGWLAVLLLVRAERLSLAAATPPLILLGAWHLSLQHELLHGHPTRSACVNRLLGYPPLTVWYPYTLYRDTHLDHHRDADLTVPGVDPETNYVARERWARLPRWRRALTVARKTFVGRIVVGPPLSIAATFADAFAAFRRGDFRYVPMWAMHAACVVALLAWLQWAIGVPWWYYLLAVTWPALSLAMIRSLYEHRAAPRPKARIAINEAGVAMRLLYLNNNYHLVHHDLPKLPWYDLPRAYRMRRDAYAEKCGGFVIRGGYRELLARHAWTPTDAPVHPFDQGTESLSTGSGVKVAVIDGVLQVST, encoded by the coding sequence ATGGCCGAATACTTCGACGTCGACCACGCGCGCGCGATTGCCGCGCTCGACGCCCGCTTCACCGCCCGCACCGAATGGCCGACCTGGCTGCTGGTCGTCGCGATCTACGGCGGCTGGCTCGCCGTGCTGCTGCTCGTGCGTGCGGAGCGCCTGTCGCTCGCGGCCGCGACGCCGCCGCTGATCCTGCTCGGCGCGTGGCACCTGTCGCTGCAGCATGAGCTGCTGCACGGCCATCCGACGCGCTCCGCATGCGTGAACCGGCTGCTCGGCTATCCGCCGCTAACGGTCTGGTATCCGTACACGCTGTATCGCGACACGCACCTCGACCATCACCGCGACGCGGACCTGACCGTGCCCGGCGTCGATCCCGAAACGAACTATGTTGCACGCGAACGCTGGGCGCGGCTGCCGCGCTGGCGTCGCGCGCTGACGGTCGCACGCAAGACCTTCGTCGGGCGGATCGTCGTCGGGCCGCCGCTGAGCATCGCCGCGACGTTCGCCGATGCGTTCGCCGCGTTCCGGCGCGGCGACTTCCGTTATGTGCCGATGTGGGCGATGCACGCTGCATGCGTGGTCGCGCTGCTCGCGTGGCTGCAATGGGCGATCGGTGTGCCGTGGTGGTACTACTTGCTGGCGGTCACGTGGCCCGCGCTGTCGCTGGCGATGATCCGCTCGCTTTACGAGCACCGCGCCGCGCCGCGCCCGAAGGCGCGCATCGCGATCAACGAGGCCGGCGTCGCGATGCGGCTGCTGTACCTGAACAACAACTATCATCTCGTCCATCACGACCTGCCGAAGCTGCCGTGGTACGACCTGCCGCGCGCCTACCGGATGCGGCGCGATGCGTATGCGGAAAAATGCGGCGGCTTCGTGATCCGCGGCGGGTATCGCGAGCTGCTGGCGCGCCATGCGTGGACGCCGACCGATGCGCCCGTGCATCCGTTCGATCAAGGCACGGAATCGCTGTCGACAGGCAGCGGAGTGAAGGTGGCAGTGATCGACGGAGTGCTGCAGGTCAGTACCTGA
- a CDS encoding benzoate/H(+) symporter BenE family transporter, whose amino-acid sequence MQPNTPPGAIRAIGNDWSVSAITAGFLAVLISYAGPLAIFFQAAQAAHASNAMVSSWVWAISIGAGVSGLFASWKLKVPVVTAWSAPGTALLVGLFPQLTLNQAVGAYITAALIILLIGVTGYFDRLVRHIPRGIACGMMAGILLPFGTHAFAAASAQPALAFGMIAAYVIFRRLLPRYSIVLVLLTGAALATLLGMTHLGNVSPSIARPIFIAPEWTLGTTLSLALPLVVVSLTGQFLPGMTILRVSGYHTSARPIITATSVMSLVVACFGGITIVVAAITAALCTGKDAHEDPDRRYVAGLANGAFYLIGGLFAGTIVTVFFALPKAFVAILAGLALIGAISANVHGIFEDENHREASVITFLATASGMTWLGLSSAFWGIVIGSLSYAVLNKVRRPA is encoded by the coding sequence ATGCAACCGAACACCCCGCCCGGCGCGATCCGCGCGATCGGCAACGACTGGTCCGTTTCCGCGATCACCGCGGGCTTTCTCGCGGTACTGATTTCCTATGCGGGCCCGCTCGCGATCTTTTTCCAGGCCGCGCAGGCGGCCCACGCGTCCAACGCCATGGTGTCGTCGTGGGTCTGGGCGATCTCGATCGGCGCGGGCGTATCGGGCCTGTTCGCGAGCTGGAAGCTGAAGGTGCCGGTCGTCACCGCGTGGTCGGCGCCCGGCACCGCGCTGCTCGTCGGCCTGTTTCCGCAACTGACGCTCAACCAGGCCGTCGGCGCGTACATCACGGCCGCGCTGATCATCCTGCTGATCGGCGTGACCGGCTATTTCGACCGGCTCGTGCGCCACATTCCGCGCGGCATCGCGTGCGGGATGATGGCCGGCATCCTGCTGCCGTTCGGCACGCATGCGTTCGCCGCCGCGTCCGCGCAGCCCGCGCTCGCGTTCGGGATGATCGCGGCCTACGTGATCTTCAGGCGCCTGCTGCCGCGCTACAGCATCGTGCTCGTGCTGCTGACGGGCGCCGCGCTCGCGACGCTGCTCGGGATGACGCATCTCGGCAACGTGTCGCCGAGCATCGCGCGGCCGATCTTCATCGCACCCGAATGGACGCTCGGCACGACGCTCAGCCTCGCGCTGCCGCTCGTCGTCGTCAGCCTCACCGGCCAGTTCCTGCCGGGGATGACGATCCTGCGCGTGTCGGGCTATCACACGAGCGCGCGCCCGATCATCACGGCCACCAGCGTGATGTCGCTCGTCGTCGCGTGCTTCGGCGGAATCACGATCGTCGTCGCAGCGATCACCGCGGCGCTCTGCACCGGCAAAGACGCGCACGAGGATCCGGACCGGCGCTACGTCGCGGGGCTCGCGAACGGCGCGTTCTACCTGATCGGCGGGCTCTTCGCGGGCACGATCGTCACGGTGTTCTTCGCGTTGCCGAAAGCGTTCGTCGCGATCCTCGCGGGGCTCGCGCTGATCGGCGCGATCAGCGCGAACGTGCATGGGATCTTCGAGGACGAGAACCACCGCGAAGCGTCGGTGATCACGTTCCTCGCGACCGCGTCGGGCATGACGTGGCTCGGGCTCAGCTCCGCGTTCTGGGGAATCGTGATCGGGTCGCTTTCGTATGCGGTACTGAACAAGGTGCGGCGGCCGGCGTGA
- a CDS encoding NAD(P)H-binding protein yields MFVIFGASGNVGLSTVTTLRNAGHPVRAVLRDTRHRERFEQLGCDVAIAPLTDLSAVAAAIDGARAVQMLCPVPVADSDPAVTMTRTIDIATAALAANPPPALLTLSDYGAERDGNTGITRLFHYLEERLKTIPTQLTLLRSAEHLQNWMRILPVALGTGVLPSFHHPVTKVFPTVWAPDVGVVAAGLLLDAAEGGNGPRIVSVEGPRRVSVTAIADTLGAAAGRAIVAHELPRDTWTATLLRAGLGERHAQLIVDLYDVHNAGQIDVEAGVSERLYGTTTLTDALAQLVRQHAR; encoded by the coding sequence GTGTTCGTGATCTTCGGTGCATCCGGCAACGTCGGCCTGTCGACCGTAACGACCCTGCGTAACGCAGGCCATCCCGTGCGCGCGGTGCTGCGCGACACACGTCATCGTGAACGCTTCGAGCAGCTCGGTTGCGACGTGGCGATTGCGCCGCTGACGGACTTGAGCGCGGTCGCGGCGGCGATCGACGGCGCGCGGGCCGTGCAGATGCTGTGCCCGGTGCCCGTCGCCGACAGCGATCCGGCCGTGACGATGACGCGAACGATCGACATCGCGACCGCCGCCCTCGCCGCGAACCCGCCGCCGGCGCTGCTCACGCTGTCGGACTACGGCGCGGAGCGCGACGGCAATACGGGCATCACCCGTTTGTTTCATTACCTCGAGGAACGGCTGAAAACGATCCCGACGCAACTGACGCTGCTGCGTTCGGCCGAGCATCTGCAGAACTGGATGCGGATCCTGCCGGTCGCGCTCGGAACCGGCGTGCTGCCGAGCTTTCATCATCCGGTGACCAAGGTATTTCCGACAGTCTGGGCGCCCGATGTGGGCGTCGTTGCGGCGGGGCTGCTGCTCGATGCGGCCGAAGGCGGCAACGGGCCGCGCATCGTCAGCGTCGAAGGGCCGCGGCGGGTGAGCGTGACGGCGATCGCAGATACGCTCGGCGCGGCGGCCGGCCGCGCGATCGTTGCGCATGAGCTGCCGCGCGACACATGGACCGCGACGCTGCTGCGCGCGGGGCTCGGCGAACGCCATGCGCAGTTGATCGTCGATCTCTACGACGTGCACAACGCCGGACAGATCGACGTCGAGGCCGGCGTGTCGGAGCGGCTTTACGGGACGACGACGCTGACGGATGCGCTCGCGCAACTGGTGCGCCAGCACGCGCGATGA
- a CDS encoding AraC family transcriptional regulator, whose product MSDPILAAPPDNGVPVSLRSSSGRGWRGFGAALLDIRAGTYRIPAADHHRIGVHIGSPVRADCVCDGERVSRIQAHGDVDVIPAGLPGQWTDSADCRILHIMLGDTFVRRTFEHLELKPSQAQIRRRLQVRDPRLQHIAWAMAAELEADDASDPLYAESLCTALVARLVDSQPTFRERRRALAPKAAARVIDYVEANLDRRMTLAELAALVSISVPHFKVLFRETLGMPVHQYVVRRRVERAKTLLLEGRLSISQIALEAGFAHQSHMANWMNRVLGATPTEIARSGGRGGLRLAYDGEDSEKPSRR is encoded by the coding sequence ATGAGCGATCCGATTCTCGCCGCACCGCCGGACAACGGCGTGCCGGTCAGCCTGCGTTCCAGCAGCGGGCGCGGCTGGCGAGGCTTCGGCGCGGCGCTGCTCGACATTCGCGCCGGCACGTACCGGATTCCGGCGGCCGACCATCACCGCATCGGCGTGCATATCGGCTCGCCCGTTCGCGCGGACTGCGTGTGCGACGGCGAGCGCGTGTCGCGCATCCAGGCGCACGGCGATGTCGACGTGATTCCGGCCGGCCTGCCCGGCCAGTGGACCGACAGCGCCGACTGCCGGATCCTGCACATCATGCTCGGCGACACGTTCGTGCGGCGGACCTTCGAGCACCTCGAGTTGAAGCCGTCGCAGGCGCAGATCCGCCGCCGGCTGCAGGTGCGCGACCCGCGCCTGCAGCACATCGCGTGGGCGATGGCCGCCGAACTCGAAGCGGACGACGCGTCGGACCCACTCTATGCGGAAAGCCTGTGCACGGCGCTGGTCGCGCGGCTGGTCGACAGCCAGCCGACGTTCCGCGAGCGCCGGCGTGCGCTCGCGCCGAAGGCGGCGGCGCGCGTGATCGACTATGTCGAGGCGAACCTCGACCGGCGCATGACGCTGGCCGAACTCGCTGCGCTCGTGTCGATCAGCGTGCCCCATTTCAAGGTGCTGTTCCGCGAAACGCTCGGGATGCCCGTGCACCAGTACGTCGTGCGGCGCCGGGTCGAGCGTGCGAAGACGCTGCTGCTCGAAGGCCGGCTCAGCATCAGCCAGATCGCGCTCGAAGCCGGTTTCGCGCACCAGAGCCACATGGCGAACTGGATGAACCGCGTGCTCGGCGCGACGCCGACGGAGATCGCGCGATCGGGAGGGCGGGGCGGGCTCAGGCTTGCTTATGACGGCGAGGACAGCGAGAAGCCTTCACGTCGATAG
- a CDS encoding LysR family transcriptional regulator codes for MYSLIGKTATFRQLKALDMIARLGSVSRAAEELNLTQPAVSLQVRLLEEAVGAAVLQRVGRGVQLTAAGEIVARYAREILHLWSEAGDEVAALTGDLGGTLRIGAITTAEYLIPPLLVKFTATRPHVKTYFKVGNRDDIIRMLATHEIDLAVMGSPPKELRTHAVEFAKHPMVFVAAPGHPLMQRKRVTLKDLESAHLLVRERGAGTRSTVETLFKTAGYRFHVGSELSSNEAIKQMAEAGLGIAFLSLHACALELRTGLLGQLPFPGSPIEREWVVVTLADRRISQVTGLFRDFLIKQGAPVIDGATVAPHERRRK; via the coding sequence ATGTATTCACTTATAGGAAAGACCGCGACGTTCCGGCAGCTGAAGGCGCTGGACATGATCGCGCGGCTCGGCAGCGTGTCGCGGGCGGCCGAGGAGCTGAACCTTACGCAGCCGGCCGTTTCGCTGCAGGTTCGCCTGCTCGAGGAGGCCGTGGGCGCCGCCGTGCTGCAGCGGGTGGGGCGCGGCGTGCAGTTGACCGCGGCCGGCGAGATCGTCGCGCGCTATGCGCGCGAGATCCTGCATCTGTGGAGCGAGGCCGGCGACGAAGTGGCGGCGTTGACGGGCGATCTCGGCGGCACGCTGCGGATCGGCGCGATTACGACGGCCGAGTATCTGATCCCGCCGCTGCTCGTGAAATTCACCGCGACGCGTCCGCACGTGAAGACGTATTTCAAGGTCGGCAACCGCGACGACATCATTCGCATGCTCGCGACGCATGAAATCGATCTCGCGGTGATGGGCAGCCCGCCGAAGGAGCTGCGCACGCATGCGGTCGAGTTCGCGAAACATCCGATGGTGTTCGTCGCGGCGCCTGGTCATCCACTGATGCAGCGCAAGCGCGTCACGCTGAAGGATCTCGAGTCCGCGCACCTGCTGGTGCGCGAACGCGGCGCGGGCACGCGCTCGACTGTCGAGACCCTGTTCAAGACGGCCGGCTACCGATTCCATGTGGGTTCCGAATTGTCGAGCAACGAGGCGATCAAGCAGATGGCCGAAGCCGGGCTGGGCATCGCATTCCTGTCGTTGCACGCGTGTGCACTCGAACTGCGCACAGGGCTGCTTGGGCAGTTGCCGTTTCCGGGCAGCCCGATCGAGCGCGAATGGGTGGTGGTCACGCTCGCCGACCGGCGAATCTCGCAGGTGACGGGGCTGTTTCGCGATTTCCTGATCAAGCAGGGCGCGCCGGTGATCGACGGCGCGACGGTGGCGCCGCACGAGCGGCGGCGCAAGTAG